In Mercurialis annua linkage group LG5, ddMerAnnu1.2, whole genome shotgun sequence, a single genomic region encodes these proteins:
- the LOC126680623 gene encoding probable inactive chitinase-like protein LaCIC, producing the protein MNIWTFTILSLFFGAVIGEQCGRQAGGALCPGGLCCSQFGWCGNTDQYCGAGCQSQCGGGGGGGGGGGGDLGSVISRSTFDQLLKHRNDNACPAKGFYSYDAFISAAKSFPGFGTTGDAASRKKEIAAFFGQTSHETTGGWPSAPDGPYAWGYCFNRERSPATYCSPTSTYPCAPNRQYYGRGPMQLTWNYNYGQCGKAIGVDLLNNPDLVATDAVISFKAAIWFWMTPQSPKPSCHDVITGRWSPSGADRSAGRLPGYGVLTNIINGALECGRGWDARVDDRIGFYKRYCDLFGVGYGDNLDCYNQRSFGNGIVELVDSM; encoded by the exons ATGAATATTTGGACATTTACTATTTTGTCTCTTTTCTTTGGAGCAGTCATAGGTGAGCAATGCGGAAGACAAGCTGGGGGTGCCCTTTGTCCAGGGGGTTTATGTTGCAGCCAATTTGGTTGGTGCGGTAACACCGATCAATACTGTGGTGCCGGCTGCCAAAGCCAGTGTGGTGGTGgcggaggtggtggtggtggtggtggtggagacCTTGGTAGTGTCATCTCACGGTCCACATTTGATCAACTGCTGAAGCATCGAAATGATAATGCTTGTCCTGCCAAGGGATTCTACAGTTATGATGCTTTTATTTCTGCAGCCAAGTCTTTTCCTGGTTTTGGAACCACCGGTGATGCTGCCTCACGTAAAAAGGAGATTGCTGCTTTCTTCGGCCAGACGTCTCATGAAACTACCG GAGGGTGGCCCAGCGCTCCTGACGGTCCATACGCCTGGGGATATTGCTTTAATAGAGAGCGAAGTCCTGCAACTTATTGTTCACCCACTTCTACTTATCCATGCGCTCCTAACAGGCAATATTACGGTAGAGGTCCTATGCAACTTACATG GAACTACAATTATGGGCAGTGCGGAAAAGCCATAGGAGTAGATCTTCTGAACAACCCGGACCTTGTTGCTACTGATGCAGTCATTTCATTTAAAGCAGCAATATGGTTCTGGATGACTCCGCAATCGCCAAAACCATCGTGCCATGACGTTATTACTGGTCGTTGGTCTCCGTCTGGAGCCGACAGGTCCGCGGGCCGACTTCCAGGTTATGGGGTGCTCACAAACATCATCAACGGTGCCCTTGAATGCGGTCGGGGATGGGACGCAAGGGTTGACGATCGCATCGGGTTCTATAAGCGCTACTGCGACCTATTTGGAGTTGGATATGGTGACAATCTGGACTGCTATAATCAAAGATCATTTGGGAATGGAATTGTGGAATTGGTTGATTCCATGTAA